One genomic segment of Helianthus annuus cultivar XRQ/B chromosome 14, HanXRQr2.0-SUNRISE, whole genome shotgun sequence includes these proteins:
- the LOC110905005 gene encoding probable pterin-4-alpha-carbinolamine dehydratase, chloroplastic codes for MAVFASLHFTPPLTFHTNQLHKSFNLNHHPLRFNLGSKTSRARILAMGPDLLGDFGARDPFPAEIESNFGDKVIGAHDTEHKILIPNIAALALSKLECTPVSDLQAPMSQDDAKTLLRKVIGWKLVNEDGILKLQCLWKLKDSECVEELINRINKAVESTGLSPNIHRIQSNQVKAELWTSSIGGLSMNDFIVASKIDEIKYTDLVPRKRAWA; via the exons ATGGCTGTTTTTGCCAGTTTACACTTCACTCCACCGCTCACTTTCCATACAAACCAGCTTCATAAATCTTTCAATCTAAACCACCACCCTCTTCGTTTCAATCTGGGTTCGAAAACATCAAGAGCAAGAATACTTGCTATGGGTCCGGATTTATTGGGAGATTTTGGTGCCAGAGACCCTTTTCCGGCAGAGATAGAGAGCAATTTCGGTGATAAAGTTATTGGTGCACATGACACTGAGCACAAGATTCTAATCCCCAATATTGCTGCTTTGGCCCTTTCTAAACTTGAATGCACTCCAGTTTCTGATTTGCAGGCTCCTATGTCTCAGGATGATGCCAAGACTCTACTCAGAAAG GTTATTGGTTGGAAACTAGTAAACGAAGACGGAATATTGAAGCTACAGTGCTTGTGGAAGCTTAAAGATTCTGAATGCGTCGAAGAACTCATAAACCGAATTAATAAGGCCGTTGAATCCACTGGTCTTTCTCCTAACATTCACCGCATACAGTCAAATCAGGTCAAAGCCGAGCTCTGGACTTCTTCAATCG GAGGTTTGAGCATGAATGATTTCATTGTTGCTTCAAAAATTGATGAGATAAAATATACAGATCTTGTTCCCAGGAAAAGAGCTTGGGCATAA
- the LOC110905003 gene encoding uncharacterized protein LOC110905003 isoform X2 yields the protein MEMEGGIINPDATLDYVEFHMFPSQNRFEAIAWSSNREENVASGPLEQLLLLDSPEIKTLSNKGSDTTFKILPPENVSDASWFTAATLTRFLHFIGLPDVLNIGKEISQLEETRNFQLSLFDKAEADITTSVESKNELLLAVDLRLTVLKKEVASTFNQVIGSKSSPKDISDTKNFGFHFGTKNLRDSLQNFVESITISTEDEEDSTVSSENDEPSVERSRGLTRSATPRRSASPMRRIQIGRSGSRRAASLSIKSLNYFPVKEKSTSHGEADVDSSEEDSQRPVKNNALRMSVQDKISLFESKQREQGVADVHKTKTSVGANKAVLRRWSSAIGEKAETHENSPKSVEPDSIINKTETCVGTSENVLLASETGASEQCRVEVDTPEPERDESREKNELFNELMESKPQKVTSDNNRNKSPKEQRGGLYDLYKKKREEKLQTEASRKIVEKEAKTTSGSTKVIGANRRLYAANELQKTQKNSSPLTSSRTKSSSVKKSTSKDSKPSPLPATRKSWPSTPSPARTQMAPTSTTSTPTNRKPQSASSASSIVRSGTKVENVQPKLKTPKAVQKDANMTVKAMNEKKQAKVTENKRMTKTADTTATAKPSIYNKVTKKSSVVPLETKPFLRKGSGTGPSVGPVIKTKMNKVATRINITSQNQEIEYEPSETRASVDLEPQVVSLSPTKREEPESSGDGGGGGGGSRAEVSEINTLITEELEIPPTAWVVGEEHQQDEIVSCKESPVQTSSPPNVETPAGFVRPRIRHSLSQMLLEDSNEVEIDEWGNAEHPPTMVYQKDAPRGLKRLLKFARKAKADSHLTAGGWSSPSAFSEGEDDIEESKGQSSLSRYSVQNHHRVPEGHVSASMNTTKVPYASRTSKFLGT from the exons ATGGAGATGGAGGGAGGGATTATTAATCCTGATGCAACACTTGATTATGTTGAATTTCACATGTTTCCTAGCCAGAACAG ATTTGAGGCAATTGCATGGAGTAGCAACCGAGAAGAGAATGTAGCATCCGGACCATTGGAACAACTGTTGTTGTTGGATTCACCTGAAATCAAAACTTTGTCCAACAAAGGCTCCGACACAACGTTCAAGATTTTACCGCCTGAGAATGTTAGCGATGCCAGCTGGTTCACAGCGGCCACACTGACAAG ATTTCTACACTTTATCGGTTTGCCAGACGTTCTTAACATTGGAAAGGAAATTTCACAGTTAGAGGAAACCAGAAATTTTCAACTCTCGTTATTCGATAAG GCTGAAGCTGATATAACCACATCGGTTGAGTCGAA GAATGAACTACTGCTAGCAGTTGATTTGAGATTAACGGTGTTAAAAAAAGAAGTCGCTTCTACGTTTAACCAGGTTATCGGTTCCAAATCCTCACCTAAGGATATTTCCGATACGAAAAACTTCGGCTTTCATTTTGGAACCAAGAATCTAAG GGATTCATTACAGAATTTTGTTGAATCAATCACAATATCAACCGAAGATGAAGAAGATTCAACCGTTTCAAGCGAGAACGATGAACCGTCTGTTGAACGAAGTCGGGGTCTTACAAGATCTGCAACGCCTAGAAGATCAGCATCTCCTATGAGAAGAATCCAGATCGGCCGATCCGGTTCTAGAAGAGCAGCTTCACTAAGTATTAAAAGTCTCAACTATTTTCCGGTCAAGGAAAAGTCAACATCCCATGGAGAGGCAGATGTTGACAGTAGTGAAGAAGATTCACAGAGACCCGTTAAGAACAATGCGTTAAGAATGAGCGTGCAAGATAAAATCAGTctttttgaaagcaaacagagaGAACAAGGTGTAGCAGATGTTCATAAGACGAAAACGAGTGTCGGTGCGAACAAAGCCGTACTTAGAAGATGGAGTTCAGCGATTGGTGAAAAAGCCGAGACGCATGAAAACAGTCCTAAAAGTGTAGAACCGGATAGTATTATTAATAAAACCGAAACTTGTGTTGGGACGTCAGAAAACGTGTTATTAGCGTCTGAAACGGGAGCGTCTGAGCAATGCAGGGTGGAAGTTGACACACCTGAACCTGAAAGAGATGAAAGTCGTGAAAAGAATGAGTTGTTCAACGAACTGATGGAAAGCAAGCCGCAAAAAGTGACTAGTGATAATAACAGAAATAAGAGTCCGAAAGAGCAGAGAGGAGGATTATACGATCTTTATAAGAAAAAGAGAGAAGAAAAGCTCCAAACGGAAGCTTCTAGAAAGATAGTTGAGAAAGAAGCGAAGACGACTTCCGGTTCCACTAAAGTGATTGGAGCTAACAGAAGACTTTACGCTGCAAACGAGCTACAAAAAACTCAAAAGAACTCGAGTCCGTTGACCAGTTCCAGAACAAAATCTTCTTCTGTGAAGAAATCGACATCAAAAGATTCAAAACCGTCACCTTTGCCTGCTACACGTAAGTCATGGCCTTCAACACCATCACCCGCTAGAACACAAATGGCCCCCACTTCGACTACTTCCACACCAACAAATCGAAAACCTCAATCTGCTTCAAGTGCTTCATCAATTGTTCGTTCAGGTACAAAAGTCGAAAATGTACAACCCAAGTTGAAGACTCCGAAGGCAGTGCAGAAAGACGCTAACATGACAGTTAAAGCTATGAACGAGAAGAAGCAGGCTAAAGTAACTGAAAACAAAAGGATGACAAAAACCGCTGACACTACTGCTACTGCTAAACCCAGTATTTATAACAAAGTTACTAAGAAAAGCAGTGTGGTTCCTCTGGAAACTAAACCGTTTCTTCGTAAGGGATCTGGGACCGGCCCGAGTGTTGGTCCGGTTATCAAGACTAAAATGAATAAGGTGGCCACAAGGATTAATATAACCAGTCAAAATCAGGAGATCGAGTATGAACCATCAGAAACACGTGCGAGCGTAGATTTGGAACCGCAAGTGGTTAGCCTTAGCCCCACCAAACGTGAGGAACCGGAGAgtagtggtgacggtggtggtggtggtggcggttcaaGGGCGGAAGTGTCGGAAATCAATACTCTAATAACGGAAGAATTAGAAATTCCACCGACTGCATGGGTGGTAGGTGAAGAGCATCAACAGGATGAGATAGTTTCATGCAAGGAAAGCCCTGTTCAGACTTCATCTCCACCCAATGTCGAAACGCCAGCTGGATTTGTGCGTCCACGTATTCGTCACTCTTTATCTCAAATGCTTCTTGAGGACAGCAATGAAGTTGAAATTGATGAATGGGGAAATGCTGAACATCCTCCTACCATGGTCTACCAAAAAGATGCACCGAGGGGATTAAAACGACTCTTGAAGTTTGCACGAAAAGCTAAAGCTGATTCACATCTAACAGCTGGTGGTTGGTCCAGCCCGTCGGCATTTTCTGAAGGAGAGGATGATATTGAGGAATCTAAAG GTCAATCAAGTTTGAGTAGATATAGTGTGCAGAATCATCATAGGGTACCAGAAGGTCATGTCTCAGCTTCCATGAACACAACAAAAG tgCCATATGCTTCGAGAACATCTAAATTCCTGGGTACGTAG
- the LOC110906285 gene encoding probable BOI-related E3 ubiquitin-protein ligase 3 — MAPRKNKNKIIDECETSAAANKRMRMDILNRTNGVPFTSRFNQFPSIHMLQQQQQRNPTQNIGSDLRLAPPSPVPPEDDGFISTLIPQQNFIINYHMNLMVQSVEDFWRRNLAGEIQKRMEMERVLKEKEEQVERFRNMYHFYEERTFVLENMGPNRFAGEGTSGGGAGAALEEEVQSCHVEVKDDQRMEIRCRNCLNRPASMLWLPCRHLSVCLVCERRVKNCPICRVKKTESIQINLP, encoded by the exons ATGGCGCCAAGGAAGAACAAGAACAAGATCATCGATGAATGCGAAACCTCTGCCGCTGCAAACAAGCGTATGCGTATGGACATTCTGAACCGCACGAATGGAGTCCCGTTTACGAGCCGATTTAACCAGTTTCCATCGATTCACATGCTCCAACAACAACAGCAACGTAATCCGACACAAAACATCGGTTCTGATCTCCGACTCGCTCCTCCGTCACCGGTTCCACCGGAAGATGATGGTTTCATCTCTACGTTGATTCCACAACAAAACTTCATCATCAACTACCAT ATGAACCTAATGGTGCAAAGTGTGGAAGACTTCTGGCGAAGAAACCTCGCGGGCGAAATTCAAAAGAGGATGGAGATGGAAAgagtgttgaaagaaaaagaggAACAAGTGGAGCGGTTTAGAAATATGTACCATTTCTATGAAGAACGGACGTTTGTTTTGGAGAACATGGGGCCGAACAGGTTTGCTGGTGAAGGAACCAGCGGCGGTGGCGCTGGGGCTGCACTGGAGGAAGAAGTGCAGTCGTGTCATGTTGAAGTGAAGGATGATCAAAGAATGGAAATACGATGCAGGAACTGTTTGAACCGGCCTGCAAGCATGCTGTGGTTACCATGCAGGCATTtgagtgtgtgtttagtgtgtgaAAGGAGGGTTAAGAACTGCCCGATTTGCCGCGTGAAGAAGACTGAAAGTATTCAGATTAATCTGCCATGA
- the LOC110905004 gene encoding cell division cycle 20.5, cofactor of APC complex, producing MDTKEILSSSRIHPHSQNMKLELNPDTQLTDWKLQSDWYSPTRLHNSPVEYDFPGDRFIPNRSLMDLDQACTLLTSKTNYPNKCNFSAEYRRIMEGNLTLDSEGRPFRMLVFRGSPKSSRKSIRYVDEIRRSDEDNFKNKNRINQQRKLPKKETKILDAPFIQDDFYTNVMDWGKNNILAVALGQELYLWNPVNEDTHRLLRTENLNDPPSSLSWSHDGKTLAVGLSQSHIQLFDAQTSKLINRLEGHHVGATSWNGHILTSGSGKAILNHDVRVRNSLVSRLKAHRSKVCGLKWSITGNLLASGGDDNVVYIWEASRMNSAQFVYRFTNHVAAVKALAWCPYNFEVLASGGGTNDGCIKLWDTQQGTCINSVNTEAQICALEWNKHYKELVSAHGYSARDERRNNLSLWRYPSMVKSGDLTSHSGRVLQLAQNPDGLTLVSASADETLRFWEIFGPVPLSKRPYSSVLSLNGSSIR from the exons ATGGACACCAAAGAAATTCTTTCTTCCTCAAGAATTCACCCCCATTCTCAAAACATGAAATTGGAATTGAATCCAGACACCCAATTAACCGATTGGAAACTGCAATCAGATTGGTACTCTCCAACTCGCCTCCACAACAGCCCGGTCGAATACGATTTTCCG ggCGATCGGTTCATACCCAACAGGAGTTTGATGGATCTTGATCAAGCATGCACCCTGTTGACCAGCAAAACCAATTATCCCAATAAATGCAATTTCAGT GCAGAATACAGAAGAATAATGGAGGGAAATTTGACTTTGGATAGTGAAGGAAGACCATTTAGAATGCTTGTTTTTAGAGGAAGCCCGAAATCAAGTAGAAAATCGATTCGATATGTTGATGAAATTCGTCGTAGCGATGAAGACAATTTCAAAAACAAGAATCGCATTAACCAACAACGAAAATTACCCAAG AAAGAAACCAAAATACTGGATGCACCTTTCATTCAGGACGATTTCTACACGAACGTAATGGATTGGGGGAAGAACAACATTCTCGCCGTTGCATTGGGACAAGAATTGTACCTTTGGAACCCGGTGAATGAAGACACACATCGTCTACTTAGAACCGAGAATTTAAATGACCCTCCGTCCAGTCTTTCATGGTCTCACGATGGCAAAACACTCGCGGTTGGTCTTTCACAATCACATATTCAGCTTTTCGACGCGCAAACCAGCAAACTTATAAACCGACTAGAAGGTCATCATGTAGGTGCAACTTCATGGAATGGCCACATTTTAACATCAGGCAGTGGCAAAGCCATTTTGAACCATGATG TGAGGGTTAGAAACAGTTTGGTGTCGCGTTTAAAGGCGCACAGGAGCAAAGTTTGCGGTTTGAAATGGTCGATTACGGGTAACTTATTGGCAAGTGGCGGTGATGATAATGTTGTGTACATATGGGAGGCGTCAAGGATGAACTCAGCGCAGTTCGTGTACCGGTTCACAAACCATGTGGCGGCAGTCAAGGCGCTAGCATGGTGCCCTTATAACTTTGAAGTGTTGGCCTCTGGTGGCGGCACCAATGACGGGTGCATAAAGTTATGGGACACCCAACAAGGAACTTGTATCAATAGTGTCAACACAGAAGCACAG ATTTGTGCATTGGAATGGAACAAACATTATAAGGAGCTAGTTAGTGCACATGGGTATAGTGCACGCGATGAACGTAGAAACAATCTGTCTCTATGGAGGTACCCATCAATGGTTAAATCCGGTGATTTAACTAGCCACTCGGGGAGAGTATTGCAGCTGGCTCAGAACCCGGATGGGTTGACGTTGGTTTCTGCTAGTGCCGATGAAACGCTTAGGTTTTGGGAAATATTTGGGCCGGTACCACTGTCGAAGAGACCATATAGTAGTGTATTGTCGTTAAATGGATCGTCTATAAGGTGA
- the LOC110905003 gene encoding uncharacterized protein LOC110905003 isoform X1, whose translation MEMEGGIINPDATLDYVEFHMFPSQNRFEAIAWSSNREENVASGPLEQLLLLDSPEIKTLSNKGSDTTFKILPPENVSDASWFTAATLTRFLHFIGLPDVLNIGKEISQLEETRNFQLSLFDKAEADITTSVESKNELLLAVDLRLTVLKKEVASTFNQVIGSKSSPKDISDTKNFGFHFGTKNLRDSLQNFVESITISTEDEEDSTVSSENDEPSVERSRGLTRSATPRRSASPMRRIQIGRSGSRRAASLSIKSLNYFPVKEKSTSHGEADVDSSEEDSQRPVKNNALRMSVQDKISLFESKQREQGVADVHKTKTSVGANKAVLRRWSSAIGEKAETHENSPKSVEPDSIINKTETCVGTSENVLLASETGASEQCRVEVDTPEPERDESREKNELFNELMESKPQKVTSDNNRNKSPKEQRGGLYDLYKKKREEKLQTEASRKIVEKEAKTTSGSTKVIGANRRLYAANELQKTQKNSSPLTSSRTKSSSVKKSTSKDSKPSPLPATRKSWPSTPSPARTQMAPTSTTSTPTNRKPQSASSASSIVRSGTKVENVQPKLKTPKAVQKDANMTVKAMNEKKQAKVTENKRMTKTADTTATAKPSIYNKVTKKSSVVPLETKPFLRKGSGTGPSVGPVIKTKMNKVATRINITSQNQEIEYEPSETRASVDLEPQVVSLSPTKREEPESSGDGGGGGGGSRAEVSEINTLITEELEIPPTAWVVGEEHQQDEIVSCKESPVQTSSPPNVETPAGFVRPRIRHSLSQMLLEDSNEVEIDEWGNAEHPPTMVYQKDAPRGLKRLLKFARKAKADSHLTAGGWSSPSAFSEGEDDIEESKGQSSLSRYSVQNHHRVPEGHVSASMNTTKATRSFFSLSAFRGNKTNETKLLQH comes from the exons ATGGAGATGGAGGGAGGGATTATTAATCCTGATGCAACACTTGATTATGTTGAATTTCACATGTTTCCTAGCCAGAACAG ATTTGAGGCAATTGCATGGAGTAGCAACCGAGAAGAGAATGTAGCATCCGGACCATTGGAACAACTGTTGTTGTTGGATTCACCTGAAATCAAAACTTTGTCCAACAAAGGCTCCGACACAACGTTCAAGATTTTACCGCCTGAGAATGTTAGCGATGCCAGCTGGTTCACAGCGGCCACACTGACAAG ATTTCTACACTTTATCGGTTTGCCAGACGTTCTTAACATTGGAAAGGAAATTTCACAGTTAGAGGAAACCAGAAATTTTCAACTCTCGTTATTCGATAAG GCTGAAGCTGATATAACCACATCGGTTGAGTCGAA GAATGAACTACTGCTAGCAGTTGATTTGAGATTAACGGTGTTAAAAAAAGAAGTCGCTTCTACGTTTAACCAGGTTATCGGTTCCAAATCCTCACCTAAGGATATTTCCGATACGAAAAACTTCGGCTTTCATTTTGGAACCAAGAATCTAAG GGATTCATTACAGAATTTTGTTGAATCAATCACAATATCAACCGAAGATGAAGAAGATTCAACCGTTTCAAGCGAGAACGATGAACCGTCTGTTGAACGAAGTCGGGGTCTTACAAGATCTGCAACGCCTAGAAGATCAGCATCTCCTATGAGAAGAATCCAGATCGGCCGATCCGGTTCTAGAAGAGCAGCTTCACTAAGTATTAAAAGTCTCAACTATTTTCCGGTCAAGGAAAAGTCAACATCCCATGGAGAGGCAGATGTTGACAGTAGTGAAGAAGATTCACAGAGACCCGTTAAGAACAATGCGTTAAGAATGAGCGTGCAAGATAAAATCAGTctttttgaaagcaaacagagaGAACAAGGTGTAGCAGATGTTCATAAGACGAAAACGAGTGTCGGTGCGAACAAAGCCGTACTTAGAAGATGGAGTTCAGCGATTGGTGAAAAAGCCGAGACGCATGAAAACAGTCCTAAAAGTGTAGAACCGGATAGTATTATTAATAAAACCGAAACTTGTGTTGGGACGTCAGAAAACGTGTTATTAGCGTCTGAAACGGGAGCGTCTGAGCAATGCAGGGTGGAAGTTGACACACCTGAACCTGAAAGAGATGAAAGTCGTGAAAAGAATGAGTTGTTCAACGAACTGATGGAAAGCAAGCCGCAAAAAGTGACTAGTGATAATAACAGAAATAAGAGTCCGAAAGAGCAGAGAGGAGGATTATACGATCTTTATAAGAAAAAGAGAGAAGAAAAGCTCCAAACGGAAGCTTCTAGAAAGATAGTTGAGAAAGAAGCGAAGACGACTTCCGGTTCCACTAAAGTGATTGGAGCTAACAGAAGACTTTACGCTGCAAACGAGCTACAAAAAACTCAAAAGAACTCGAGTCCGTTGACCAGTTCCAGAACAAAATCTTCTTCTGTGAAGAAATCGACATCAAAAGATTCAAAACCGTCACCTTTGCCTGCTACACGTAAGTCATGGCCTTCAACACCATCACCCGCTAGAACACAAATGGCCCCCACTTCGACTACTTCCACACCAACAAATCGAAAACCTCAATCTGCTTCAAGTGCTTCATCAATTGTTCGTTCAGGTACAAAAGTCGAAAATGTACAACCCAAGTTGAAGACTCCGAAGGCAGTGCAGAAAGACGCTAACATGACAGTTAAAGCTATGAACGAGAAGAAGCAGGCTAAAGTAACTGAAAACAAAAGGATGACAAAAACCGCTGACACTACTGCTACTGCTAAACCCAGTATTTATAACAAAGTTACTAAGAAAAGCAGTGTGGTTCCTCTGGAAACTAAACCGTTTCTTCGTAAGGGATCTGGGACCGGCCCGAGTGTTGGTCCGGTTATCAAGACTAAAATGAATAAGGTGGCCACAAGGATTAATATAACCAGTCAAAATCAGGAGATCGAGTATGAACCATCAGAAACACGTGCGAGCGTAGATTTGGAACCGCAAGTGGTTAGCCTTAGCCCCACCAAACGTGAGGAACCGGAGAgtagtggtgacggtggtggtggtggtggcggttcaaGGGCGGAAGTGTCGGAAATCAATACTCTAATAACGGAAGAATTAGAAATTCCACCGACTGCATGGGTGGTAGGTGAAGAGCATCAACAGGATGAGATAGTTTCATGCAAGGAAAGCCCTGTTCAGACTTCATCTCCACCCAATGTCGAAACGCCAGCTGGATTTGTGCGTCCACGTATTCGTCACTCTTTATCTCAAATGCTTCTTGAGGACAGCAATGAAGTTGAAATTGATGAATGGGGAAATGCTGAACATCCTCCTACCATGGTCTACCAAAAAGATGCACCGAGGGGATTAAAACGACTCTTGAAGTTTGCACGAAAAGCTAAAGCTGATTCACATCTAACAGCTGGTGGTTGGTCCAGCCCGTCGGCATTTTCTGAAGGAGAGGATGATATTGAGGAATCTAAAG GTCAATCAAGTTTGAGTAGATATAGTGTGCAGAATCATCATAGGGTACCAGAAGGTCATGTCTCAGCTTCCATGAACACAACAAAAG CAACAAGGTCATTCTTCTCTCTTTCAGCATTTAGGGGCAACAAGACGAACGAAACCAAGCTTCTTCAGCATTAA